A part of Bacteroidia bacterium genomic DNA contains:
- a CDS encoding threonine/serine dehydratase, which produces MTITLNQIEEAHRRIAPYIHRTPVLTNSTLNAMTGADLYFKCENFQKIGAFKIRGGMNAALSLSPEKLKNGIATHSSGNHAQAIAYAAKILGVKAYIVMPENSPAVKINAVRGYGAEITFCAANQAARESTLQQIVDATGAEFVHPYDDYRVITGQATCAKELIEDTSGLDVVIAPVGGGGLFSGTCLSTHYLLPEAAIYAGEPEGAADAYLSLKSGKVQKAEYVKTIADGLLTTLSERTFGIISQYVREILLVNDDEIKAALRLVYERMKIVVEPSCVVPLAAVLKNREKFAGKSVGLILTGGNVDLAKLGDWFGE; this is translated from the coding sequence ATGACAATCACCTTAAACCAAATCGAAGAAGCACACCGGCGCATCGCGCCTTATATCCACCGCACACCCGTGCTCACCAACAGCACCCTCAACGCCATGACGGGTGCTGATTTGTATTTTAAGTGCGAAAACTTTCAGAAAATAGGCGCCTTTAAAATCCGTGGCGGGATGAATGCCGCATTAAGTCTTTCTCCCGAAAAACTCAAAAACGGTATCGCTACACATTCCTCCGGCAACCATGCCCAGGCCATTGCCTATGCCGCCAAAATCCTCGGCGTGAAGGCTTATATCGTGATGCCTGAAAACTCTCCCGCCGTAAAAATCAACGCTGTGAGAGGCTATGGAGCCGAAATCACTTTTTGTGCAGCCAATCAGGCAGCGAGAGAAAGTACCCTTCAGCAGATTGTGGACGCTACGGGTGCGGAGTTTGTGCACCCTTACGACGACTACCGCGTGATCACCGGCCAGGCTACCTGCGCCAAAGAGCTGATCGAAGACACCAGCGGGCTGGATGTGGTCATCGCTCCTGTGGGCGGCGGCGGGTTATTTTCGGGAACCTGCCTGAGTACGCATTATCTGCTGCCCGAAGCAGCCATTTATGCGGGAGAACCAGAAGGTGCGGCAGATGCGTATCTCAGTCTGAAAAGTGGCAAAGTGCAAAAGGCAGAATATGTAAAAACCATTGCTGACGGACTTCTGACGACGCTGAGTGAAAGAACCTTCGGCATTATCAGCCAGTATGTCAGAGAAATCCTGCTGGTAAATGACGACGAAATCAAAGCCGCACTCCGCCTCGTCTATGAGCGTATGAAAATCGTTGTGGAACCGAGTTGCGTAGTTCCCCTGGCCGCGGTACTCAAAAACCGGGAGAAGTTTGCCGGTAAAAGCGTCGGGCTGATCCTTACCGGAGGAAACGTGGATCTGGCGAAGTTGGGGGATTGGTTTGGAGAATGA
- a CDS encoding GNAT family N-acetyltransferase, protein MISITALTAERLEDFFQYLSIHISENGLNGSPIFLPLSRQQSTLSGEIKAKFGGALDKSFGETGWRKIWVAINPENKIVGHIDIRPNNHPNAEHRVLLGMGVDRNFRGLKIGRQLLAFVIEYCKNNPKISWLDLEVMANNIPAKRLYEKMNFETLANTKDMFRIEGISYDYTSMTLPVEN, encoded by the coding sequence ATGATTTCCATCACAGCGTTGACCGCAGAAAGACTGGAAGATTTCTTTCAATATTTATCTATTCATATTTCCGAAAACGGCCTCAATGGATCCCCCATTTTTCTGCCGCTTTCCAGACAACAATCTACGCTCTCCGGCGAAATAAAGGCCAAATTTGGGGGCGCCTTGGATAAATCGTTTGGGGAAACCGGATGGAGGAAAATCTGGGTAGCTATTAATCCGGAAAACAAAATTGTCGGCCATATTGACATCCGGCCAAATAACCACCCAAATGCAGAACACAGAGTGCTTCTCGGCATGGGTGTCGATAGGAATTTTCGCGGATTAAAAATTGGCCGTCAATTATTAGCATTTGTGATCGAATACTGCAAAAACAATCCAAAAATCAGTTGGCTTGATTTAGAAGTGATGGCAAACAATATTCCGGCAAAAAGACTTTATGAAAAAATGAATTTTGAGACACTGGCCAATACAAAGGATATGTTCAGAATCGAAGGCATTTCTTATGATTATACCTCCATGACGTTACCTGTGGAAAATTAA
- a CDS encoding transposase, which produces MAEKFQNKYRIPSARASFWDYRWKGAYFITICTKNRLHYFGEIENGKMVLSNAGVLADVFWHEIKNHAKNIALGEFVVMPNHIHGILILNGDGNSGITAESSESSESSESAESSESSESAESSESAESSESAESVETTHALSLQSSQKSSQKPSQKPSPQPIEPESPTEIEHPIEFEHPKTIGQQRFQNQGKNSVSAIIGGYKSAVTKHANRLGIDFAWQPRFHDRIIRDAAAFERISNYIINNPINWDNDTFRGKI; this is translated from the coding sequence ATGGCCGAAAAATTTCAAAATAAATACCGCATTCCTTCTGCCCGCGCCTCGTTTTGGGACTATCGGTGGAAGGGCGCCTATTTCATCACCATTTGTACCAAAAACCGCCTGCATTATTTTGGCGAAATTGAAAATGGGAAAATGGTTTTGTCTAATGCCGGCGTTCTGGCAGATGTGTTTTGGCACGAAATAAAAAATCACGCCAAAAATATAGCATTAGGCGAATTTGTGGTAATGCCCAACCACATACACGGCATTTTAATTTTGAATGGGGACGGCAATTCCGGTATCACGGCGGAATCGTCGGAATCGTCGGAATCGTCGGAATCGGCGGAATCGTCGGAATCGTCGGAATCGGCGGAATCGTCGGAATCGGCGGAATCGTCGGAATCGGCGGAATCCGTAGAGACAACGCATGCGTTGTCTCTACAATCGTCACAAAAATCGTCACAAAAACCGTCCCAAAAACCGTCACCACAACCCATCGAACCCGAATCCCCCACGGAAATCGAACACCCCATCGAATTCGAACACCCCAAAACCATTGGGCAACAACGTTTTCAAAATCAGGGGAAAAATTCGGTGTCGGCTATTATTGGCGGTTACAAATCGGCCGTAACCAAACACGCCAACCGCCTGGGGATTGATTTTGCGTGGCAACCGCGTTTTCACGACCGGATCATTCGCGATGCCGCAGCTTTTGAACGCATTTCCAATTATATCATCAACAACCCCATAAATTGGGATAATGACACATTCCGTGGCAAAATATGA